Proteins from a single region of Sesamum indicum cultivar Zhongzhi No. 13 linkage group LG5, S_indicum_v1.0, whole genome shotgun sequence:
- the LOC105161741 gene encoding protein ORANGE-LIKE, chloroplastic: MGCFSLTLFSPLPSSLNSWKPHNPIIFFPTTTRPNPNPNRLCFFTNTSYSKTKLIPHSSSPNDASANSATPSGDSTSSNFCIIEGPETVQDFVQMQLQEIQDNIRSRRNKIFLLMEEVRRLRVQQRIKSMKVADESCEVEDEMPDIPSSIPFLPHVTPKTLKQLYLTSFSFISGIIVFGGLVAPILELKLGLGGTSYADFIRNMHLPMQLSQVDPIVASFAGGAVGVISALMLLEINNVEQQEKKRCKYCHGTGYLACARCSASGLCLSTEPIITSATDRPLRAPTTKRCLNCSGAGKVMCPTCLCTGMMMASEHDPRIEPFD, translated from the exons atgggtTGTTTCTCTCTGACTCTTTTTTCTCCTCTGCCATCATCACTCAACTCTTGGAAGCCCCATAACCCCATCATCTTCTTCCCCACCACCACTCGCCCTAACCCAAACCCAAACCGCCTCTGCTTCTTCACAAACACTTCATACTCCAAAACCAAGCTCATCCCCCATTCCTCTTCTCCAAATGATGCCTCCGCTAATTCCGCTACTCCTTCGGGGGACAGCACCTCCAG CAATTTCTGTATTATAGAAGGGCCAGAGACTGTTCAGGATTTTGTTCAGATGCAGCTCCAGGAAATCCAAGACAACATCAGAAGCAGACGCAATAAGATCTTTCTGCTCATGGAAGAA GTGAGGAGGCTAAGAGTGCAACAACGTATCAAGAGCATGAAAGTTGCGGATGAGAGTTGTGAAGTTGAAGATGAGATGCCGGATATCCCCTCCTCAATTCCCTTTCTTCCTCATGTG ACACCGAAGACACTGAAGCAGCTCTATTTAACAAGCTTTTCATTTATATCCGGCATTATTGTCTTTGGAGGCCTGGTTGCGCCAATT CTTGAGCTCAAATTGGGTTTAGGTGGTACCTCATATGCAGATTTCATACGCAACATGCATTTGCCTATGCAGTTAAG tcAGGTGGATCCTATTGTGGCCTCGTTTGCAGGCGGGGCGGTGGGGGTTATTTCAGCACTGATGCTGCTAGAGATTAACAATGTTGAGcaacaagagaagaaaagatgcAAGTACTGCCACGGAACTG GATACTTGGCATGTGCCCGGTGTTCTGCAAGTGGTTTGTGTTTGTCCACTGAACCTATAATAACAAGTGCAACTGACCGCCCATTGCGTGCCCCCACTACCAAAAGGTGTCTAAATTGCTCAGGGGCGGGAAAG GTAATGTGCCCGACATGCCTCTGCACCGGGATGATGATGGCAAGTGAGCACGACCCTCGAATAGAACCATTTGACTAG
- the LOC105161742 gene encoding sorting nexin 1, protein MITTVNAQQRSGSSPMAQSPRSPSSQAPYLTVSVSDPAKMGNGVQAYISYKVITKSNLPEYDGPEKIVIRRYSDFVWLRDRLFEKYKGVFIPPLPEKSTVEKFRFSAEFIEMRRQALDVFVNRIASHHELRQSDDLRTFLQVDEQTMERARSMEIGIFKKKPADLMQIFKDVQSKVSDVVLGKEKPVDESNPEYEKLKNYIFQLEDHLAEAQKHAYRLVKRHRELGLSLSEFGKAVKLLGDCEGNALGKAFSELGAKSEILSIKLQREAQHLLMNFEEPLKDYVRAVQSIKATIAERANAFRHHCELAETIKFKEIDMNKLRLMRSEKLAEAEREYEELKADGAEATRKFERIVKLMNEEIIRFQEQKTLDLGVAFHEFAKGQAELAKGISEAWQSLLPKLESCSS, encoded by the exons ATGATCACTACG GTGAACGCCCAGCAGAGAAGTGGATCAAGTCCGATGGCGCAAAGCCCTAGATCTCCGTCGTCGCAGGCTCCGTATTTGACAGTATCGGTATCCGATCCGGCTAAGATGGGCAATGGAGTTCAGGCTTATATCTCCTACAAAGTTATAACCAAG TCAAATTTGCCTGAGTATGACGGCCCTGAGAAAATTGTTATCCGACGGTATAGTGATTTTGTTTGGTTAAGAGATCGCCTTTTCGAAAAGTACAAGGGTGTCTTCATACCACCTCTTCCGGAGAAGAGCACTGTAG AGAAGTTCAGGTTTAGTGCTGAATTCATTGAGATGAGGCGTCAAGCATTGGATGTTTTTGTCAACCGGATTGCTTCACATCATGAACTTCGACAGAGTGATGACTTAAGAACCTTTTTGCAGGTTGATGAACAG ACTATGGAAAGAGCAAGGTCCATGGAAATTGGTATTTTCAAGAAGAAGCCAGCTGATTTGATGCAAATTTTCAAG GATGTACAGTCCAAAGTGAGTGATGTTGTTCTTGGAAAGGAAAAACCAGTTGACGAATCAAATCCGGAATATGAGAAACTGaagaattacatttttcagcTTGAAGATCACCTAGCTGAAGCCCAGAAGCATGCTTACCGTCTTGTAAAGAGACACAGAG AGTTGGGACTATCCTTATCAGAATTTGGCAAGGCAGTCAAGCTTCTGGGTGACTGCGAAGGAAATGCTCTTGGAAAGGCATTTTCTGAGCTTGGAGCAAAATCAGAGATTTTGTCCATTAAGCTGCAGAGAGAA GCTCAGCACCtcttgatgaattttgaagaACCATTAAAAGATTATGTTCGAGCGGTGCAATCTATTAAG GCTACAATAGCAGAGAGAGCAAATGCTTTCAGGCACCATTGTGAACTGGCCGAAACAATCAAGTTCAAGGAAATAGATAT GAACAAGCTACGATTGATGCGGTCAGAAAAGTTGGCAGAAGCTGAGCGTGAATATGAGGAG CTGAAAGCTGATGGTGCAGAGGCAACAAGAAAATTCGAAAGAATTGTTAAGCTAATGAATGAAGAGATCATTCGATTTCAAGAGCAAAAAACATTAGACCTGGGTGTCGCTTTTCATGAATTCGCAAAGGGTCAGGCAGAGCTGGCAAAAGGTATAAGTGAAGCCTGGCAAAGCCTTCTTCCCAAGCTCGAAAGTTGCTCTTCCTAA
- the LOC105161744 gene encoding 1-aminocyclopropane-1-carboxylate oxidase homolog 4-like isoform X1, with the protein MAAVYDRMKEVKEFDESKIGVKGLSDSGISTIPRIFIHPPDKISDVASSPDCVGIPVIDLSHVQSPDKRAATVEQIREAASSWGFFQVINHGIPLTVLDEITAAIKGFHEQPQELKAAHYVRDEHGGVTFSSNHDLLRSQAATWHDYVSVWLAPAAVAPPADRIPAMYRREIAAWDKHAVELGEIVAGLLSEGLGLDPKRLKELSLFETRIFGGMFYPYCPQPDLTVGLSDHTDPGVLTILLPNQVWGLQVMHGGKWVDVKPLPGGLIFNIGDFLEIVSNGEYRSVQHRVLANSHKEPRVSIVHWFDVGNWGDSDEHGPLPELISQEKPARYRRFTKKEYVENFYSKGLDSKSLVEKLKL; encoded by the exons atggCTGCTGTTTACGATCGGATGAAAGAAGTCAAAGAATTCGATGAATCTAAGATTGGCGTCAAAGGTTTATCCGACTCCGGCATCTCAACCATACCTCGTATTTTCATCCACCCGCCGGACAAAATATCCGACGTCGCGTCATCCCCGGACTGCGTCGGAATCCCTGTGATTGACCTCTCCCACGTGCAGTCGCCGGATAAACGGGCCGCGACAGTCGAACAAATCCGGGAGGCGGCGAGCAGTTGGGGCTTCTTCCAAGTGATAAACCACGGCATTCCCTTGACCGTTCTCGACGAAATAACTGCAGCGATAAAGGGGTTCCATGAACAGCCGCAGGAGCTCAAGGCGGCGCACTACGTCCGGGACGAGCACGGCGGCGTTACTTTCTCCAGCAACCACGACTTGTTGAG GTCCCAGGCAGCAACCTGGCACGATTACGTCTCCGTGT GGCTGGCGCCGGCGGCTGTGGCGCCACCAGCGGATAGGATTCCAGCCATGTACCGCCGCGAAATTGCAGCATGGGACAAGCATGCAGTGGAGCTTGGGGAGATAGTGGCGGGGCTGCTGTCGGAAGGGTTGGGATTGGATCCGAAGAGGCTGAAGGAATTGTCTTTGTTCGAAACCCGGATATTTGGAGGGATGTTCTACCCATATTGTCCGCAACCCGACTTGACGGTGGGCCTTTCGGATCATACAGACCCGGGTGTGCTGACCATTTTGTTGCCAAATCAAGTATGGGGTTTGCAAGTGATGCATGGGGGAAAATGGGTGGACGTGAAGCCTCTCCCTGGTGGATTGATCTTCAACATTGGAGACTTTCTTGAG ATTGTGTCCAATGGGGAGTACAGAAGTGTGCAGCACCGGGTGCTGGCAAACTCGCATAAAGAACCACGGGTCTCAATAGTGCATTGGTTTGATGTCGGCAATTGGGGTGATTCTGATGAACACGGGCCGTTGCCTGAATTGATCTCACAAGAGAAACCTGCTAGGTACCGGAGATTCACAAAGAAAGAGTATGTTGAGAACTTTTACAGTAAAGGACTTGACAGCAAATCTCTGGTGGAAAAGCTCAAATTGTGA
- the LOC105161740 gene encoding uncharacterized protein LOC105161740 — MDQNGVISYRHRRSPSSDRFIGVFSPPSSTTTISSSPSVVAGDELNEDDVFYTNDFSEPRREPPSTINHRSRHSFRQPEKFGILAALPEDKRNTDVIIQKPALHYSPTSSFSRDIPSIPKPHPPVEITYSQSMPIRRFQQSAPVNVPMMPRKPRNVEIADLDVGDDMDEEEVLPPHEIVARGSLRNEKSSFSVLEGVGRTLKGRDLRQVRNAVWRQTGFLD; from the coding sequence ATGGACCAAAATGGTGTCATCAGCTATCGCCACCGGCGTTCGCCTTCCTCCGACAGATTTATTGGCGTCTTCTCTCCTCCTTCCTCCACCACGACCATCTCTTCATCTCCGTCCGTCGTCGCTGGGGACGAGCTCAACGAGGACGACGTCTTCTACACCAACGACTTCTCCGAGCCGCGGCGCGAGCCACCCTCAACCATCAACCACCGATCCCGTCACTCCTTCCGCCAACCGGAGAAGTTCGGCATCCTTGCCGCCTTACCAGAGGACAAGCGGAATACCGACGTCATCATCCAGAAACCTGCTCTCCATTACTCACCGACAAGTTCCTTCTCCCGCGATATCCCCTCGATTCCCAAGCCTCATCCCCCGGTGGAGATTACGTACTCGCAGTCGATGCCGATCCGGCGGTTCCAACAATCGGCGCCGGTGAACGTCCCGATGATGCCGAGGAAACCAAGAAACGTGGAGATCGCTGACTTGGACGTAGGCGACGACATGGACGAGGAGGAAGTGCTGCCGCCGCATGAGATTGTGGCCCGTGGGTCATTGAGAAATGAGAAGAGTTCATTTTCGGTGCTGGAAGGCGTGGGGAGAACACTCAAGGGGAGAGATCTACGGCAGGTGCGCAATGCTGTGTGGCGCCAGACAGGTTTTCTCGACTAG
- the LOC105161743 gene encoding 40S ribosomal protein S14-3, translating to MSKRRTREPKEENVTLGPATRDGELVFGVAHIFASFNDTFIHVTDLSGRETMVRITGGMKVKADRDESSPYAAMLAAQDVSQRCKELGINALHIKLRATGGNKTKTPGPGAQSALRALARSGMKIGRIEDVTPIPTDSTRRKGGRRGRRL from the exons ATG TCTAAGAGAAGGACCAGGGAGCCCAAGGAAGAGAATGTCACTCTTGGGCCTGCCACTAGGGATGGAGAATTAGTTTTCGGTGTTGCCCACATCTTTGCCTCTTTCAATGATACCTTCATT CATGTGACTGATTTATCTGGAAGGGAAACCATGGTTCGTATTACAG GTGGTATGAAGGTGAAGGCTGACAGGGATGAATCCTCTCCATATGCAGCCATGCTTGCAGCACAAGATGTTTCTCAAAGATGCAAG GAACTTGGCATCAATGCTCTTCACATTAAGCTCCGTGCTACTGGGGGCAACAAGACCAAGACTCCTGGACCTGGTGCGCAGTCTGCACTTAGAGCCCTCGCCCGTTCTGGCATGAAGATTGGTCGTATTG AGGATGTGACCCCGATTCCAACTGACAGCACCAGGAGAAAGGGTGGTAGAAGGGGAAGGAGGCTGTAA
- the LOC105161744 gene encoding 1-aminocyclopropane-1-carboxylate oxidase homolog 4-like isoform X2, with amino-acid sequence MAAVYDRMKEVKEFDESKIGVKGLSDSGISTIPRIFIHPPDKISDVASSPDCVGIPVIDLSHVQSPDKRAATVEQIREAASSWGFFQVINHGIPLTVLDEITAAIKGFHEQPQELKAAHYVRDEHGGVTFSSNHDLLRSQAATWHDYVSVWLAPAAVAPPADRIPAMYRREIAAWDKHAVELGEIVAGLLSEGLGLDPKRLKELSLFETRIFGGMFYPYCPQPDLTVGLSDHTDPGVLTILLPNQVWGLQVMHGGKWVDVKPLPGGLIFNIGDFLEIVSNGEYRSVQHRVLANSHKEPRVSIVHWFDVGNWGDSDEHGPLPELISQEKPARYRRFTKKEYVENFYSKGLDSKSLVEKLKL; translated from the exons atggCTGCTGTTTACGATCGGATGAAAGAAGTCAAAGAATTCGATGAATCTAAGATTGGCGTCAAAGGTTTATCCGACTCCGGCATCTCAACCATACCTCGTATTTTCATCCACCCGCCGGACAAAATATCCGACGTCGCGTCATCCCCGGACTGCGTCGGAATCCCTGTGATTGACCTCTCCCACGTGCAGTCGCCGGATAAACGGGCCGCGACAGTCGAACAAATCCGGGAGGCGGCGAGCAGTTGGGGCTTCTTCCAAGTGATAAACCACGGCATTCCCTTGACCGTTCTCGACGAAATAACTGCAGCGATAAAGGGGTTCCATGAACAGCCGCAGGAGCTCAAGGCGGCGCACTACGTCCGGGACGAGCACGGCGGCGTTACTTTCTCCAGCAACCACGACTTGTTGAG GTCCCAGGCAGCAACCTGGCACGATTACGTCTCCGTGTGGCTGG CGCCGGCGGCTGTGGCGCCACCAGCGGATAGGATTCCAGCCATGTACCGCCGCGAAATTGCAGCATGGGACAAGCATGCAGTGGAGCTTGGGGAGATAGTGGCGGGGCTGCTGTCGGAAGGGTTGGGATTGGATCCGAAGAGGCTGAAGGAATTGTCTTTGTTCGAAACCCGGATATTTGGAGGGATGTTCTACCCATATTGTCCGCAACCCGACTTGACGGTGGGCCTTTCGGATCATACAGACCCGGGTGTGCTGACCATTTTGTTGCCAAATCAAGTATGGGGTTTGCAAGTGATGCATGGGGGAAAATGGGTGGACGTGAAGCCTCTCCCTGGTGGATTGATCTTCAACATTGGAGACTTTCTTGAG ATTGTGTCCAATGGGGAGTACAGAAGTGTGCAGCACCGGGTGCTGGCAAACTCGCATAAAGAACCACGGGTCTCAATAGTGCATTGGTTTGATGTCGGCAATTGGGGTGATTCTGATGAACACGGGCCGTTGCCTGAATTGATCTCACAAGAGAAACCTGCTAGGTACCGGAGATTCACAAAGAAAGAGTATGTTGAGAACTTTTACAGTAAAGGACTTGACAGCAAATCTCTGGTGGAAAAGCTCAAATTGTGA